The Glycine soja cultivar W05 chromosome 4, ASM419377v2, whole genome shotgun sequence genomic sequence gataatataaaattattaatctcttttatctattattattattagtctgtataaaataatttagaacgATAATCATTTTGGaaagatatttaaaaatgttagtttAAGATACGTACTCCTACAACAAACCTTCTCCCATAATCGCTGACACAGATCATATCTGAACAGATCTAGATACTCTTAACCGATTAATATTGTACTTACTAGGacaaaaaacatttacatatcaCAGCTAGAAAATGCATTCAATTAAGAGTAGCATCTGGTTCCTTCCGAACCCCAACCCAACACAAGTTTATGGGGAGAGAGAGTTGATAATTAATTAGGCTTGTCGCTATTCTAAGCCCATGAAGGTGGACTTTTTCGGGCTAAACGCATTGCACCATTTGCAAGGTATTCCACTAATTACCCCATAATGGTGCCCTCTTATGGGGAAAAGCTGCTTATTTGATTCCTTTTCTGCCTCAAAATCATGCAAGCCCATATGCAATGGAATAAAGCCAGTTactttaattatcataaaaatcagTAACAATTTCCcccaaaatttttgaaaaagttgTTTCAACCGCTAATTTGTGTAGCATTCCATCTGGCAATTGGATCTGTATAAACATTATGcattgtataatttgtattgCAAAAGGCATTGGCACAAAACATAGCCGTTGCTGTGTAAAAAGTTTCTGAAACTAAAGGTTTTGTAGTGTAGTAATTATTGTTTACTAAGCTTGCGATTTACACTACGCCAGGTAAATGAAAATCTCTTTGCTCTGAAAGCTGAAGGTAGCCTgtcaaatacatattttaatttttacctcTTTTAGTAAGACATTAAGATTAGAACTTTATCATGTGTCACTTGAGCCTTGAGTGAGAACACTTATTACAGAGATAGCAGCAAGGCACCaagtgtattttaaattttaaataaattaccacGTGAAGTGAGTATGTTAGTTAAAGTGAACTTACAATTTTTAAACGGAAAAACTAAAATCTGAATGGAAAAGCCCAAGACAAGCTAGtacaaaaaatgtttaattaaaaaaggacTTTGTGTTTGTGTGGTAATGTTGGGCCCTTGTGGTCATCAGAGAAAGTGACGGCTATATTTTCCAAAGGTAAGGAAGAATTATTGTGTGATCTTGTAGCCTCTAGGGGCATGTCCCATCCATTGGttatagaaatgaaaaaagagtAAGGAGAAATCTCAATGGTTAAGATCTCTTGTGGAGTAAGGAAATTGTTTACTCCAACTGCATGCCAGAATTTTTCCAAGGTAACAGAAGAGAGCACGAAATTTGATGTGATGAACAGAGAAGGACAATAAAAGAACCTTGAAATACAGACAGATCATAAATCTGTGGGAAGCAGCGATTTGATTGTTGTTGTCCTATCCTCAGACAAATGAAGAACTAAAGATGGCAAACTATGTTAGGATATTTGGTGGCCACTGGCACTGAGTGAGGGGTTCAAAGTTCAAATTTGAGAATGCAGCATAAAAGAGTTGGTTGAAGGTGTGATTTTTCtattattgaaaaatgaatGTTTTATAATATAAGGAGTTATTCTAGTGGCTACACTTGCTTGTTAgaacaataaatttaaactatATCTTATTTGAATGATAgataaatttagtttaaattagtttattagtaatttaatttattttttagattttttttattctatttgttcctctaatttttaaaattaattatattttattttatcatctaaATTGGATTAACCATCACACATTTAAAAGTatgatcaaatttaaatgacataaccactcaaattaattttgatagcgTGATCAAATTGTACTGaggttaaaaattaaagaatcaaattaaaaaaaataaaaaactaaaaatcaaaccaattctaaaaattagaagaacaaatttaacttcaaaataaattagaaaataaaaaactaatttaaccatAAATTTCTGACTTTTTCAAGTATTTATTCactaattaatgtttaaatttttattaatcatttGTATGACATAAATTTATAGTTCTGACGTTTTAAAAATGAGaattattcttattatataatttatgtttattatatatataaaggtacGGAATTAAATTACGAGATGttaaatttagtaaaataacatatttgatCATTTCttacaaaaatcatattttatcacTCTAATTCATATTATATTATCTTGACAATTAAGTAAATcaaattttagataatttaaaaatatttgtgatctataataaaaatttacgtATTTTAAATATCgtatatattatatgttaaaataaagtaaagtgatgaaaaaatattctaattgcatgaaattttataaacttaatATATTTCATAAGAATTTTTAACACAGTAGTgggattaataaattttaattattctttctcttatatatttttaaccctcattgttattataatttcttcttttcttttttattatatccaTCAGTGTTATTTCTCTCTTACTGGGTGGGGATTATGTCTCAAATGAgtgtcaattttatttttcacacacatatatatagatgcaGTTATGGACAATTATATGTAGAAGGTTAGCATATATATTAATACAATCTAACAAGAAATTTCAATTAGAATATTCAAATAGGAAGATCATTTTGACCCACTCTACTCCAATATATGCCCCTTCAAGATGACTGTGTGGAAGACAGACACACTAATCTTGGACAAATGTCTTAGTCAACAAGTTGACAAGTTGGTGACTAGAACGAATTGTGAGAAACGTGGTGAGCATAGGAAACTACTAATAAGCCACGCACAAAGTGATAATAATAAAAGGGTGCTTCATGAATGAGTGAAACACAGGATTggctcataattaattaattaagttaagtAGCACCACCAATACTATCACAATAGATGGTGGATAAGGGTAACTTGTGTTGTGGAAAGTATTTGGATTATTGAAAAATGAAtgctttgtgtgtgtgtgtaacactttaaatacaaactaaaaataaataaattacaaaacttAAATAGGAAGATTATCTTAACTCAATCAATACTCAAACAATGTAGTTATCTGTCTTACCAATAGAACGTTTTTGAAGTGAATTTAACATTTATAACCTATTGTTCGTGATATTGCCACAATAGGTTGCATTGTCTTGATTATTGTTAATGTTGCTCAAGTAGCACAATGATGTATTTTGTTACAAATAATGGTGCAAAAATTTAGTACTTCTATCTTCCAAATCTAAGTGTGTGTTTTGTTCTGTGTCCCCAAAGTGTTTGTGAAAATGGTTCACTGGGGAAAATTTCTGGATTAGAAATAGGTTAAGGGACAGTGGCATGATAACATCTGACATCTGATAGCAAGTGTTTTTATTCtttgtaaaagtatttttattaacaaatttgttttatCCTCGCAACTGTGTTATTTAATTCTTGGATGGCATATCACCTCACAGCTTCCTCATCAATgaatatgttataattttttatttatcattatatGTTATGATTTAAAGTAAGTTAAAACAATTTGAACTCGGATGGAAATTTGTGATTCACTAGCGGTTGGTTTATTAAAGTgtgttaattgttaaattatatatagagaTTAGAGAGATATCAAAATAACTAAAAGTCCCTCGTGCtaattatatacttaaaatcaattttaatttgtatctaAACACctttaacttaaaaaatcactttctaatatttattattcaaataaaaatcacagtacttcacaattaattttaactataattaattatataaaatcaagTTGTTCTGAAATCAATTCTACCAACACATATTTAAACACACACTAAGCAACCGCTTTTATagtacttttatcttttttgaaaattgattcTTTCCGCTTCAATTCAAGTTGCCCTACAAAGTTGTCAGAACAAACTGTTAAGTATTTCAGTGCATGAGTCCATTGGAAGCAAATAATGTGAAGTCGGAAAGATTCTCTTTGGTTTCTAGGAGCTCGATTTGCTGCTCATGCAAGCATGTCAGTAGCTgcttgctttcttcttcttcttcttctttttttaatattagcaGTCTGCTTGTATTTTCAAAAGTGTAAATTAGAAGTTATGTTTATGTACATGTCCTTTAAAGGTATAAGAGGCTTGTTAGATAGGCTCAAATTGAGtggttaaatttaattatagcaGTCTAGTGCCAGGGTCAATTTTAAAGGAATTCTAGATACTGAAATGTATAATTGTCCATGAGTAAAATTGGATCTCGGTAAGTACAATCcaacattaaaagaaattattatcctttatttttatttatagttattGCAAAACATACGGATAACTTTCTCTAATGGAAATCTTGGATTCGATGATATCAAATTCATTAATTCATGAAATGCAAATCTAATCTCTAATGTTTTTTCCCCCCTATATAGTTATTACACTAACTCCAGTAACATTATTCCCTAATTCATTGACCAACGGTCTCGTATCATTACACTATACATTCTAATCAAATATTTCTCATACTCCTATTTATAGCCACAATTTGGTATCCCTAGGCTTAAGAGTTGTATGGTTATTGAATTAGAATTGTCTAAACCTTAATTTCCCAATTACAAGATTTAGATTATGGATAAATTCTTTAAGAGTAAATCATGGAAAAACATTAAGCATTTATTCAATAACTAGATCAATATAACAAGGATTCAAAAACGAAATCAATTACAATAActtcaattataaaaactatattTCAAATTACACGTGAGATTGAAGAATACAAGTAAAAATAAGTCATTACCAAAGCAACAACCCTGCTCTAATATCTCAGCCAATTTCTCAGTTGTTACACATGTAGCAACTAGATACATGTTCAAATGTTCCTGTCCATGAAGACCAATAACCAATATGTTCAGGCAGTTGCTTCCTATACCATGTTTCTTGCACCTTTTTAAGTTTTCGGAAAggcttatccaaaaaaaaaagtaattttacatTCCAAATCAAGTACAGGAAGTAATTGCGGGAGTGCAGGATGCAGTTGCCATAGCCCAATACCAATTTTCAACCTCAGAACGTAGgcaattgcttcctgcacttCCAGAATTGCTTCTGGATCAGCAATATGGGaggtgtagaaaaaaaaaacccagaaCTTATTTAGAGAACCAGTATGCAAAAGCCCAAATTCTGTAATTAACGTCCAAGCCGAACCCCAACGAGAGCCACAAGGCTTTGCACAGGACCAAGTTTGCTTCGGTGTAATAAGCCCAAGTTATAAGATAGACAAATAGAAAGCCCATGAGAAAGCCCAGGAGGAGTAGCGCGAAAGGatgaattgaatttgaatttgatgtgTTGTTGAGTGGAATTTTAGAATTAGAAGGGAATAGAAATGCGGTGGAGACTGCTCCTACTCCTCCATGGATGGGAAGCCTAACCCGGATTCCTCCTCCACGGACCTCCTCCGCGACGTTCAAGCCGCCTTGAAACGACACCGTCCTCTCGGTCCCTACACTCCCTTTCACTCACTCAATTCCTATTTCGCTTTTCAAATCTCTTATTAGGGTTTCTCCTTACTCCCCTTTTCAGGTACAATGCAGTCCAATTGCATAAGGCCAAAGCGCCCGCTACTTCCTCAAAGAAGAGCATCaaacatttcttcttcttccgatGCCACCAATTCTCAAGAAGAAGCTTCTTCCAAGGATTCGCTTATAACCGTCGTCCCTGCTCAAAACCTAGACGCTCAGAAGAAAGTCCAGTTTTCAGCTCGAAGCAACGCTGCCTTGCagggtaacttttttttttttatgttgttctgCTTTTTGCGTATTCCGAATTTGTTGCTGTCATTTCCTGCGATGTGTTTTAATTTACAGATGGAAAGGCCACTGAGTTGGAGAATTTATCTTCTCACATGAGTTCGCTTGGATTCGCAGAAATGGAGTGGGTTGAAGGCAGTCAAATTGAATCATCCTCATCGTCGTCGCTTGGATGCATCCAGCTGGAGAATGTTCTGCAGGCAGGGTTTGACGCGAGTTTGAAATGTGAGAGTGGAGTGAGTTCCGTGCTACCAAAGAGAAGTTTGGTTACCCAGGATCATTTGCAGCAATTCAGAAGTTTTTTGAGTCAGCCCGCGACACAATCTTCGGTGGTGGGACCTTCTTGTGCTACAACTACCTCGGTTCATTCTACTTCAGCACCAATGCTAAATTCAGCAACACGATATTCTCATTTGCGTCAAGATGGTGGCTCAAGTGTGGCTGCTGAGCCTTTGGGGGAGGTTAATGCTAATCCTTGTCCTATAACTGAAGGGGTTGTGAAATCGGTTGATGTTTCCATAAAAGAAACGAATAGAATGTCGGTTGATCGGGGGGCAGAAGCTGAAGTCCGAGCTTCCGGTTCTTGTATTGATGATGCAGGGTTGTTATCTAAGGGGAGCAATCGATCTAAGGAGCAACAAGGGGGTGTGTTGAAGGAATCTGGCAATTCTAAATATACTTCTTGTGATGATGCGAAAGGGAAAGAGGCTGTGGATGTTGTCACTGTACAAACACAGGCTCCACTTCCCACAACCATAACCTCATCTTCAGATATGAAGTTGGGGTCTTCTAAGGAGGAAAAACGTGAGAAGACTGCAAGTAGTAAAGGTGCATCGGGTACCCGGAAAAGAACTTATGAccctgatttgtttttcaaagtcAACGGCAAGCTTTATCAGCGTCTTGGCAAGATAGGTAGTGGTGGAAGCAGTGAGGTGCACAAAGTGATCTCATCGGACTGTAGGATATATGCACTTAAAAAGATCAAGCTCAAGGGACGTGATTATGCTACTGCATATGGGTTTTGTCAAGAAATTGAGTAtctaaataggctgaagggaaAGGATAACATCATACAGCTTATAGATTACGAGGTACTATCCTCAATGACATATTTCTGTTATGATACTTTGCAGTTCTTGCTGTTAGTTATTTCTGATTCATAACTCTCTTGGATGTCTGAGGAAGAGGATACAGTGTATAACCAGTTTTGTCTACATACTCTTCATTTTTTGGGGTCTTGTGCTGTATAcatttttagaaagaaaaaaaaaaggattttcttTTGAGTTGATTTTTGTGTGTGGTGTatggaaaatatttctttattgaTGTTCTAGTGTAGTTTACTTTTACTCAATCACTCAATTTTGTGATTAGGTGACTGACAAGGCTTTACTTGAGGAAGTTATGAAAGGCTCCTTCAGTAATAAGGATGGCCGGGTCAAGGATGATGGATGTATATACATGGTGCTTGAATATGGGGAAATCGATTTGGCTCACATGTTGTCTCAGAAGTGGAAGGAACTGGATGGAAACAACAAAACTATAGACGAGAACTGGCTTCGATTTCATTGGCAGGTTTCAAATTCTATCATGTATCCTGGAAAATGGTTTATCATTTCTTTGAACCTGTGTGTTCCATTCCATATAACTACTTTTTTGCCTTCTTTGATCCATCATTGAAATTTCTAGTGCTTGGATTATCCAGAAAGAATGTAAATAACACTTCGATGTCTATATCCCCATCTTCTATGTGTTCTGGCTGCTTAATCA encodes the following:
- the LOC114410454 gene encoding serine/threonine-protein kinase pak-2-like isoform X1; its protein translation is MDGKPNPDSSSTDLLRDVQAALKRHRPLGTMQSNCIRPKRPLLPQRRASNISSSSDATNSQEEASSKDSLITVVPAQNLDAQKKVQFSARSNAALQDGKATELENLSSHMSSLGFAEMEWVEGSQIESSSSSSLGCIQLENVLQAGFDASLKCESGVSSVLPKRSLVTQDHLQQFRSFLSQPATQSSVVGPSCATTTSVHSTSAPMLNSATRYSHLRQDGGSSVAAEPLGEVNANPCPITEGVVKSVDVSIKETNRMSVDRGAEAEVRASGSCIDDAGLLSKGSNRSKEQQGGVLKESGNSKYTSCDDAKGKEAVDVVTVQTQAPLPTTITSSSDMKLGSSKEEKREKTASSKGASGTRKRTYDPDLFFKVNGKLYQRLGKIGSGGSSEVHKVISSDCRIYALKKIKLKGRDYATAYGFCQEIEYLNRLKGKDNIIQLIDYEVTDKALLEEVMKGSFSNKDGRVKDDGCIYMVLEYGEIDLAHMLSQKWKELDGNNKTIDENWLRFHWQQILLAVNTIHEERIVHSDLKPANFLLVKGSLKLIDFGIAKAIMSDTTNIQRDSQVGTLSYMSPEAFLCNETDANGNIIKCGRPSDIWSLGCILYQMVYGRTPFSDYKTFWAKFKVITDPNHKITYEPVSNPWLLDLMKRCLAWDRNQRWRIPQLLQHPFLVPPVPSNPSLPQDHTCKLLQLISETCTYDPEATQLCSQLQRLLSDPLEKTTCSLYSRDQQLKLLSQMSELCIQLHERLTNIENK
- the LOC114410454 gene encoding probable serine/threonine-protein kinase mps1 isoform X2, with translation MDGKPNPDSSSTDLLRDVQAALKRHRPLGTMQSNCIRPKRPLLPQRRASNISSSSDATNSQEEASSKDSLITVVPAQNLDAQKKVQFSARSNAALQEMEWVEGSQIESSSSSSLGCIQLENVLQAGFDASLKCESGVSSVLPKRSLVTQDHLQQFRSFLSQPATQSSVVGPSCATTTSVHSTSAPMLNSATRYSHLRQDGGSSVAAEPLGEVNANPCPITEGVVKSVDVSIKETNRMSVDRGAEAEVRASGSCIDDAGLLSKGSNRSKEQQGGVLKESGNSKYTSCDDAKGKEAVDVVTVQTQAPLPTTITSSSDMKLGSSKEEKREKTASSKGASGTRKRTYDPDLFFKVNGKLYQRLGKIGSGGSSEVHKVISSDCRIYALKKIKLKGRDYATAYGFCQEIEYLNRLKGKDNIIQLIDYEVTDKALLEEVMKGSFSNKDGRVKDDGCIYMVLEYGEIDLAHMLSQKWKELDGNNKTIDENWLRFHWQQILLAVNTIHEERIVHSDLKPANFLLVKGSLKLIDFGIAKAIMSDTTNIQRDSQVGTLSYMSPEAFLCNETDANGNIIKCGRPSDIWSLGCILYQMVYGRTPFSDYKTFWAKFKVITDPNHKITYEPVSNPWLLDLMKRCLAWDRNQRWRIPQLLQHPFLVPPVPSNPSLPQDHTCKLLQLISETCTYDPEATQLCSQLQRLLSDPLEKTTCSLYSRDQQLKLLSQMSELCIQLHERLTNIENK